The genomic DNA ATTTATGGGCATATTCCCATACCTGCATATTCGTCATGCAGACCGCGTCTTTTATGTTTGCGAGGCGGGAAAGCACGCGTTCGGCGCGTTCCCAGCCGTCGTCAACGTCCATTTCGTAGGTATGCCCCCACAGATATAACAAACTGTCGCCCTGCGCCGCGCAGAATTCGTCGATCAGTCCGTCCGCGCGGCCGTCGAGGATATGCGCCGAGGGATTCCACAAGAGAAAATCCGAAGGAAACTCCAGCGCGTACGTATCGACTATGGTGCGCGCATAGCGGATCTTGGTATATTTGCGCAGCAGATCGACGACGAGACGGTCGTAATTCGGATGCCCGCCCGGATACGCCATGCCGAGCACGGGATACCCTGCGAGCGAGGAAAGCGTGACCGAATCGCCCACGACCTGTTCGAGGATGTCCGCGTCGGAAAGCCCCGTGAGCATGGGATGCGTGCGCGTGTGCACCGCGACCTCGAACCCGTCGTACAGCGACGCGACTTCGCACGCTTCTACCTTGTTGTGCGGAACGCGCGACTGATTTTTACCCGTGATCACTTCGCCCTCCGTACCCAGAAGCGCGGAATTGACGTTGAACGTGCAGGTCAGTCCGTATTTTTTCAATAATCCGATAAAGCGCCGATCCTGCGTCACGCCGTCGTCGAAACTGAGCGTAAATATTTTCATGGTTGCCCCCTTACAGCGAATATTCTTTCGCAAGTTTTTCGAACGCGGGCAGAGCGCGCGCGATCATATCGGGCGACACGCAGTAAGCGATGCGCACGTAGCCCTTACAGCCGAAATCGTCGCCGGGAACGAGCAGCAGATCGTATTTCTTCGCGCGTTCGCAGAAGGCGGATGCGTCGGGTTCGGGCGTTTTCATGAACAGATAAAACGCGCCGTCGGGCCGCACGCAGGAAAAGCCGCATTTCGTAAGGTGATTTAAGAGCGTATCGCGGTTTTTCCGATAGACGGACACGTCGGACGTTTTGCCGACGCAGCGGGCGACGAGTTTTTGAAAAAGCGAGGGCGCGCACACGTAACCGAGCGCCCTGCCCGCGCCGCAGACGGCGAGGTATAATTCTTTCGCCCCCTCCGTTTTCGGGTTGACATAAATATATCCGATGCGCTCGCCGGGAAGGGAGAGCGATTTGGAGTACGAATAGCATACAATGGAGGGAGTATAGAATTTCGTGATATAGGGAACTTCCACGCCGCCGTACACCAGTTCGCGGTACGGCTCGTCGGAAACGAGGTAGATCGTATGCCCGAATTTTTCCGACGCCTTTTCGAGCGTTTCCGCAAGGCGCGCGACCGTTTCCCTGTTATACACGACACCGCTCGGGTTGTTGGGCGAGTTGACGAGCACGGCGCGGGTGTTTTTGCCGAGCACCGCTTCCAGTTTTTCAAAATCTATCTGGAAAGTATCGGGATCGCTCTCTACCGCCACAAGGCGCGCGCCCGCCGTTTCGGCAAAGACCTTGTATTCGGTGAAATACGGCGCGAACGTGACCACTTCGTCCCCTTCCTCGCACAGAGCGGAAAGCGTGATCGTCAGCGACGCAGCCGCGCCGACCGTCATATAAATGTAATTCTCGTCCGCGTTTTCATCGTAATTCCCGCGGATATGGGAGGCGATCGCGCGGCGCACAAAAAGATCGCCCTGCGCGGAGGTATAGCCGTGCAGCGCAGTCTGGTCCGGCTCTTCGATGAGTTTTAAAAGCGTATCCTTTACGCAGGCGGGCGGCTCCACGCTGGGATTGCCCAAACTGAAATCATATACGTTTTCGGCGCCGATCTCCTGCGCGCGCGTTTTCCCGAATTCGAAAATTTCGCGGATGACGGAGCGCTTGCTGCCTAACTGATACATTCTCTGATTCATATTGCACCTTGTTTTCTTTTATTTTATCTGTATTGTAACACAAAACGCGCCGCCTATCAAGTTTATCGCGGGCGCGCTTGACAAATCCCGAAAAAAAACATATACTTTACAAAGAATCAATCAAACGGGAGGTGACTGCCTTGAAAGAAAAAATACTCTCCTTTCTCGACGACGAGCGCTACGAGGATCTGCAGGCATTGATAGACAATGCCACAAAGGAAGAACTTGCAAAAGTTTTGGAAACTCTGGACGAGGATCACCTTGCGAAACTTTTCGACTGTCTGGACAAAGAACTCGCGGCGGACGTGTTCGTGCTTTTAAAGCAGGAAACGCAGAAAATGCTGCTGGAACATTTCAGCGACATAGAAATGCAGGAAGTCACCGAAGAGATCCTCGACGAAAAGCCCGAAGAACTTTTGGAAAGCATGCCCCTCGACGTCGTGCAGGAAGTTCTTTTGAAAGCCGATCCCGAACAGCGAAACGACAAGATCGTAGAAATCTTGAATTTTTTGGAATATAAAAAATTCGTACAACTCAAGCCGCTCTTATCCGAACTCAAACCGATGGACATCGCGGAGATCTTTGCCGAGATCGACGAAGAAAAACTCCCGCTCATCTTCCGTCTGCTGCCCAAAGAACTGGCGGCGGAAACGTTCGTGGAAATGAACAGCACACAGCAGGAACTTTTGATCCGCTCGTTTTCCGACCACGAATTGAAACTCATCTTAGAAGATCTGTTCGTCGACGATACCGTAGATCTGATCGAGGAGATGCCCGCAAACGTCGTCAAACGCATTCTGATGCAGGCGGACAGCGAAACGAGAAAATCCATCAACGAAATTTTAAAATATCCCAAGGACAGCGCGGGCAGCATCATGACCACCGAGTGCATTTCCCTTCGGCAGGACATGACCGTGCAGCAGTGTTTTGAAAAGATCCGCGCGCAGGCGATCGACAAGGAGACCATCTATACCTGCTACGTGACCGACAATCAGAAAAAACTTTTGGGCATCGTGACGGTGAAAGATCTGCTCCTGCATTCGTACAACGAGCGCGTGGAAGATTTCATGCAGGACAATTTCGTGTACGCGGATACCCTGACCGACAAGGAAGACGTTGCGAACACGCTTTCCAAATACGATCTTTTGTCCATTCCCGTCGTCGATCAGGAAAACCTGCTCGTAGGCATCGTCACCGTAGACGACGCGCTCGACGTCATTACCGAAGAGGCGACGGAAGATATATCCTTCATCAACGCGGTCACGCCGTCCGACAAACCCTATCTGGAAACGGGCGTATTCCGCATCTATCTGCACCGCATTCCCTGGCTGTTGATCTTAATGATCAGCGCCACGTTCACGGGGCTTATCCTGAATACCTACGAAGCCATGCTTTCCACCCTGTTGGTGGCGTGCGTGCCCATGATCATGGGTACGGGCGGCAACGCGGGCAGCCAGGCGTCCGTCACGGTCATCCGCGGCATGGCGCTCGACGAAATACGGCCGCGCGATATCTTGAGCGTCATCTGGAAAGAGATACGCGTATCGCTCCTCGTTTCCGTTTCCGTCGGCTTTGTGTGCTTT from Candidatus Borkfalkia ceftriaxoniphila includes the following:
- a CDS encoding polysaccharide deacetylase family protein, which produces MKIFTLSFDDGVTQDRRFIGLLKKYGLTCTFNVNSALLGTEGEVITGKNQSRVPHNKVEACEVASLYDGFEVAVHTRTHPMLTGLSDADILEQVVGDSVTLSSLAGYPVLGMAYPGGHPNYDRLVVDLLRKYTKIRYARTIVDTYALEFPSDFLLWNPSAHILDGRADGLIDEFCAAQGDSLLYLWGHTYEMDVDDGWERAERVLSRLANIKDAVCMTNMQVWEYAHK
- a CDS encoding pyridoxal phosphate-dependent aminotransferase translates to MNQRMYQLGSKRSVIREIFEFGKTRAQEIGAENVYDFSLGNPSVEPPACVKDTLLKLIEEPDQTALHGYTSAQGDLFVRRAIASHIRGNYDENADENYIYMTVGAAASLTITLSALCEEGDEVVTFAPYFTEYKVFAETAGARLVAVESDPDTFQIDFEKLEAVLGKNTRAVLVNSPNNPSGVVYNRETVARLAETLEKASEKFGHTIYLVSDEPYRELVYGGVEVPYITKFYTPSIVCYSYSKSLSLPGERIGYIYVNPKTEGAKELYLAVCGAGRALGYVCAPSLFQKLVARCVGKTSDVSVYRKNRDTLLNHLTKCGFSCVRPDGAFYLFMKTPEPDASAFCERAKKYDLLLVPGDDFGCKGYVRIAYCVSPDMIARALPAFEKLAKEYSL
- the mgtE gene encoding magnesium transporter; translated protein: MKEKILSFLDDERYEDLQALIDNATKEELAKVLETLDEDHLAKLFDCLDKELAADVFVLLKQETQKMLLEHFSDIEMQEVTEEILDEKPEELLESMPLDVVQEVLLKADPEQRNDKIVEILNFLEYKKFVQLKPLLSELKPMDIAEIFAEIDEEKLPLIFRLLPKELAAETFVEMNSTQQELLIRSFSDHELKLILEDLFVDDTVDLIEEMPANVVKRILMQADSETRKSINEILKYPKDSAGSIMTTECISLRQDMTVQQCFEKIRAQAIDKETIYTCYVTDNQKKLLGIVTVKDLLLHSYNERVEDFMQDNFVYADTLTDKEDVANTLSKYDLLSIPVVDQENLLVGIVTVDDALDVITEEATEDISFINAVTPSDKPYLETGVFRIYLHRIPWLLILMISATFTGLILNTYEAMLSTLLVACVPMIMGTGGNAGSQASVTVIRGMALDEIRPRDILSVIWKEIRVSLLVSVSVGFVCFAKLQLIDRFIFGYPYTLLYSAAVGVAIMFGVIVAKIVGCCIPILAKTLKIDPAVFANPFITTFTDVLSLLIFCGVTLGLFGLGTV